Proteins co-encoded in one Plasmodium reichenowi strain SY57 chromosome 10, whole genome shotgun sequence genomic window:
- a CDS encoding hypothetical protein (conserved Plasmodium protein, unknown function), with the protein MKYLFNLFKKTFSNNIKKMMTLNNQNKCYKHIFLNNNKIRNRKNTQNEKHHMDIKTIKCINKSGQKNIYIQNKNNLVSTITQNVINKSGENTKYIQNETKSVSVKASDCLNDSGENNKKKNTKGENIPDMCIKQNDSLKLISLGNKKNIEYDTKIEINMNNIKCEEIRRFYLNNNNSFVNSDGLKCNILSAIHCDEKNVLFYSLVFSFTNINNNYIELIKIHIKNEKTHETVVKNVEFIIVNNKCTEENERTFSNIKVAMKIQENNEISRYAKKNTFIQDISLDNLFYIIEYRKWDSYIDCIAGANSNALNNSHYKRDQ; encoded by the coding sequence atgaaatatttatttaacCTTTTCAAAAAAACATTCTCAAAcaacataaaaaaaatgatgacCCTGAATAACCAAAACAAATGTTACAAACACATTTTTCTGAACAATAACAAAATAAGAAATCGAAAAAATAcacaaaatgaaaaacatcatatggatataaaaacaataaaatgtattaaCAAGTCAGgacaaaaaaatatatatatacaaaataaaaacaacTTGGTGAGTACAATAACACAAAATGTTATTAACAAGTCAGGtgaaaatacaaaatatatacaaaatgaaaCCAAGTCAGTGAGTGTAAAAGCAAGTGATTGCCTTAACGATTCAGgtgaaaataataaaaaaaaaaatacaaaagGTGAAAATATTCCTGATATGTGTATAAAGCAGAATGACAGTTTAAAATTAATCAGTTTAggaaataagaaaaatatagaatacgatacaaaaattgaaataaatatgaataatataaaatgtgaAGAGATTAGGAgattttatttaaataacaataatagTTTTGTAAATTCGGATGGATTAAAATGCAATATATTATCAGCTATCCATTGTGATGAgaaaaatgttttattttattcgttagtattttcatttaccaatataaataataattatatagagttaataaaaattcatataaaaaatgaaaaaacCCATGAAACAGTTGTAAAAAATGTTGAATTTATTAtagtaaataataaatgtaccgaagaaaatgaaagaacattttcaaatataaaagtagCAATGAAAATACAAGAGAATAACGAAATTAGTAGAtatgcaaaaaaaaatacatttattcAAGACATATCGTTAGATAATCTATTTTACATAATTGAATATAGGAAGTGGGATAGCTATATTGATTGTATTGCCGGTGCAAACTCTAATGCTTTAAATAACTCACATTACAAAAGAGACCAATAg
- a CDS encoding zinc finger protein, putative yields MCKYALINKCDRGENCTFAHDINELRIKPDMRKTKLCKSYILGKCTDSNCIYAHSVNELREVGKPAICQLHREGRCIKGNQCRFAHSINDINTKLVKFYGSKVDIDVDEEIVQGKIHSKNISHINNGCINILSKSKSQMMKTIKGYENEEIEKNEFINIQNIKNNNSNKKDIYNFQMHVNNININDNEYSSCVNIPNDMLIKHKSNNNDDIINRANLILHKNITGGDIYHNNNCKLNICKIYNNNNNNNNNNNCGNEKNEENILNISHVKKNTKLCSLNIKNEPIQQVNDFLLYNNNILEYKKEQKNYFISPQNVINNEYDGCNFNDMLNNNCKSLNIHKSICLDKSNMNMDEKHFDMKEKTMENEELINYSYVKNKDNMNKINNMETRLRKNIIIQPKKKKDLSHVDTINNNNNMKHMYDMKSPKINVSNMVRFNVQNELRKIQDCNKRPPQLSSLENIITERECLYKQNDEKYLLNVVGAINKYEGIYDDICEDICEDICEDICEDICEDICEDICEDICEDICEDICEDNNLRGENMFISMLDNKNKNTDDYSVNDDSNTCVINFVECINKENRVVITDKGKTDTSGDDNLKGNNKDEIINNNTTTTKNNDNNNNNIFMDSNDYIYCNNVVKNVTHLNTNDSFVYSKEEYNMFSDEDNLMSQKNVNKKKNINNEKEFSSEFNINYGSHSKVQQDTNKTNGVNKTNGVNQTNGVNQTNGVNQTNGVNKTNGVNQTNGVNQTNGVNQTNGVNKTNGVNKTNGVNQTNGVNQTNGVNQTNGVNQTNRVNNIKHTNNIYSDHGYNIEFIKNNDKQYYDESNRNSSNLVQVINKQKEKDRGDEESNRDINLKENNNDDGNLIIYYDDNQCYDNNGCTTNVHDESIKGKNLSDIQFEKINENLNYKNHNDDMMSPLHFCDKKTDNGFEYIENLYFQKINDYTTNYITKDIKNNKKRNTNKLFTCKELFPKNKEYFILNKNESKHLEGYNISNDDNKIKVNMYPYKDTKLNSLHNYICVISPQNDNNNINCNEKICNHNNMLLNNSKKSNNNEGCPFSYMNIKSLGTHNADRNYDKNLNPEDLSNLEDLNEPLQHALWMNNNANTNTNTNTNANTNTNHNSNNNYYHSFYNNDHVNYNYYINNVNKLDNFKTYNMYPNENNPIEVESNSEMILVHTNNNDSINVFNQALTKNKKNENVVQVDAQQMVLNNVTELADNISRDMCRGEIIQDKTIYHEDNKKVYDNDIYNNNDIYNNDIYNNDIYNNDIYNNDLYDNDLYDNDLYDNNLCDNKLYDDDLYTSSINNPSELIKNGENNSMNLKNNKVINSYEQFKKYDHINNNMKDIYQSNYPFYSTNQEKETTDSNPENMNYRLLEERKKKIYLNNYYNMIKSVDRDNSIYNVPFVSTIINDNNVRYNNEFVNMKERKNNHVSTSTITNTNTNTNTNTNTNTNTNTNTKTNIYTNIEKCNSFNSMEFLIEKEHTLQNTMNKMHNIENDQNNFYYMKDTQSWINKKYFNEEKENYIILGQEEKHISTNEDNEIVYIDTYNNNNNMNRFYDNNTLWKKQQGNMMNEKKTTMYNFNYKSMSLDNITREDQSVCENDNYEKDISSYLINKQNDIMYKNHPKGNNIDNNNNNNNNNSNNNNINNSNSLSWNTFHKNNTFDTHTNSFNILNHHSNNNDFDNIENIITSNMMNNLENANLQNNVTNKCFQSNEEKKNFQSHRYKNDNMLLNNTHLNNKNCFSYDSIKNDYNLLETSSNHTSTFLNYDLYKTDSIYIGPNSCENTNPSPNVINKKKNTDIYKTTLSQKKKFFNYDDENMEQDNFMDIPNNLNFSFLNKND; encoded by the exons ATGTGTAAATATGCACTGATTAATAAATGTGATAGGGGGGAAAATTGTACGTTTGCCCATGACATAAATGAATTAAGAATAAAACCTGACATGCgaaaaacaaaattgtGTAAAAGCTACATATTag GAAAATGCACCGATAGTAATTGTATATATGCCCATTCTGTTAATGAGCTGAGAGAAGTTGGTAAACCAGCGATATGTCAATTGCACAGAGAAG gACGTTGTATTAAAGGAAATCAGTGCAGATTCGCTCACTCAATCAATGACATAAATACAAAGCTTGTTAAGTTTTATGGATCTAAAGTAGACATAGATGTTGACGAAGAAATAGTTCAAGGTAAGATTCatagtaaaaatatatctcatataaataacggttgtataaatatattaagtAAAAGTAAATCCCAAATGATGAAAACAATAAAGGGTtatgaaaatgaagaaattgagaaaaatgaatttataaatatacagaatataaagaataataatagtaataaaaaggatatatataatttccAGATGCATGTAAAcaacataaatataaatgataatgaatATTCTTCCTGTGTTAATATACCTAACGATATGTTAATTAAAcataaaagtaataataatgatgatattataaatagGGCTAATTTAATTCTTCACAAAAATATCACAGGTGGTgatatatatcataataataattgtaaacttaatatatgtaagatatataataataataataataataataataataataattgtgGCAATGAAAAGAAcgaagaaaatatattaaacatatCACATGTAAAGAAGAATACAAAACTATGttctttaaatattaaaaatgaaccCATTCAACAGGTTAATGATTTTcttttgtataataataacatattagaatataaaaaagaacagaaaaattatttcatatCCCCAcaaaatgttataaataatgaatatgatGGATGTAACTTCAACGATATGctaaataataattgtaaaTCTTTAAACATACACAAGTCTATATGTTTAGATAAATCAAATATGAATATGGATGAGAAACATTTTGACATGAAAGAAAAGACTATGGAAAATGAAGAACttataaattattcatatgtaaaaaataaagataatatgaacaaaataaataatatggaaaCACGACTAAGAAAGAATATTATCATAcaaccaaaaaaaaaaaaagatcTATCACATGTAGATAccattaataataataataatatgaagCATATGTATGATATGAAATCTCCAAAAATTAATGTAAGCAATATGGTTAGATTTAATGTACAAAATgaattaagaaaaatacAGGATTGTAATAAAAGACCACCACAACTATCAAGTTTAGAAAACATTATTACAGAAAGGGAATGTCTTTATAAACAGAATGATGAAAagtatttattaaatgtaGTAGGAGctattaataaatatgaaggtatatatgatgatatatGTGAAGATATATGTGAAGATATATGTGAAGATATATGTGAAGATATATGTGAAGATATATGTGAAGACATATGTGAAGATATATGTGAAGATATATGTGAAGATATATGtgaagataataatttgaGGGGGgaaaatatgtttatatcCATGTTAgacaataaaaataagaacaCTGATGATTATAGTGTGAACGATGATTCTAACACGTGTGTTATAAATTTTGTGGAATGTATAAATAAGGAAAACCGTGTTGTAATTACAGACAAAGGTAAGACCGATACAAGTGgtgatgataatttaaagggtaataataaggacgaaataataaataataatactacaactactaaaaataatgataataataataataatatttttatggatagtaatgattatatatattgtaataatGTGGTAAAGAATGTTACGCATCTCAATACAAATGATTCCTTCGTTTACTCGAAAGaggaatataatatgtttagTGATGAAGATAATTTGATGAGCCAAAAGAATgtaaataagaaaaaaaatataaataatgaaaaggaATTTTCCAGTGAATTTAACATAAATTATGGTAGTCATTCTAAGGTCCAACAAGATACTAACAAAACGAATGGTGTTAACAAAACAAATGGTGTTAACCAAACGAATGGTGTTAACCAAACGAATGGTGTTAACCAAACGAATGGTGTTAACAAAACAAATGGTGTTAACCAAACGAATGGTGTTAACCAAACAAATGGTGTTAACCAAACGAATGGTGTTAACAAAACAAATGGTGTTAACAAAACAAACGGTGTTAACCAAACAAACGGTGTTAACCAAACGAATGGTGTTAACCAAACGAATGGTGTTAACCAAACAAACCGTGTtaacaatataaaacatacaaataatatttatagtGATCATGGTTATAATATAGAattcattaaaaataatgataaacAATATTACGATGAAAGTAATAGAAATTCATCCAACCTTGTACAGGTAATTAATAAACAGAAAGAAAAGGATAGAGGAGATGAAGAAAGTAATAGGGATATTAActtaaaagaaaataataatgatgatggtaatcttattatttactatgatgataatcaatgttatgataataatggATGTACTACAAATGTACATGATGAAAGTATTAAGGGAAAGAATTTGTCAGATATAcaatttgaaaaaataaatgaaaatttaaattataaaaaccataatgatgatatgaTGAGTCCATTACATTTTTGTGATAAGAAAACAGATAATGGTTTTgaatatatagaaaatttGTACTTTCAAAAGATCAATGATTATACAACtaattatattacaaaaGATATCAAgaataataagaaaagaaatacaaataaattgTTTACATGCAAAGAATTATTTcctaaaaataaagaatattttatattaaataaaaatgaaagtAAACATTTGGAGggatataatatatccaatgatgataataagaTAAAGGTTAATATGTATCCTTATAAAGATACTAAATTGAATTCActtcataattatatatgcGTAATCTCCCCGCAAAatgataacaataatattaattgtaacgaaaaaatatgtaatcATAATAACATGCTGCTTAATAATAGtaaaaaatcaaataataatgaggGCTGTCCTTTTAgttatatgaatataaaatcGTTGGGTACACATAATGCTGATAGAAACTATGATAAAAACCTAAACCCTGAAGATTTGAGCAATCTAGAAGATCTAAACGAACCATTACAACATGCCCTTTGGATGAACAATAATGCAAACACTAACACTAACACTAACACTAACGCTAACACTAACACTAACCATAacagtaataataattattatcatagtttttataataatgatcatgttaattataattattatataaataatgttaataaaTTAGACAATTTTAAAACGTATAATATGTATCCGAATGAAAATAATCCCATAGAAGTAGAATCCAATTCAGAAATGATTCTTGTtcatacaaataataatgattcCATCAATGTGTTCAACCAAGCTCTTactaaaaataaaaaaaatgaaaatgttGTTCAGGTAGATGCACAACAAATGGTTCTAAATAATGTGACTGAGCTAGCTGATAACATTTCTAGAGATATGTGTAGGGGGGAAATAATTCAAGATAAAACCATATACCAcgaagataataaaaaagtgtatgataatgatatatataataataatgatatatataataatgatatatataataatgatatatataataatgatatatataataatgatttatatgataatgatttatatgataatgatttatatgataaCAATTTATGTGAtaacaaattatatgatGACGACTTATATACATCTAGTATAAATAACCCAAGTGAATTGATAAAAAATGGGGAGAACAATTCTatgaatttaaaaaataataaagttataaattcatatgaacaatttaaaaagtatgaccatattaacaataatatgaaGGATATATATCAAAGTAATTATCCATTTTATTCTACCAATCAAGAAAAGGAAACAACCGATAGTAACCCTGAAAACATGAATTATAGATTATTAGaagaaaggaaaaaaaaaatttatttgaataattattataatatgataaaaagtGTAGATAGGGATAATTCTATTTATAATGTGCCTTTTGTGTCAACCATTATcaatgataataatgttagatataataatgaatttGTTAATATGAAAGAAAGGAAAAACAACCATGTAAGTACATCTACAATTACAAATACAAACACAAATACAAACACAAATACAAACACAAATACAAACACAAATACAAACACAAAAACAAACATTTATACAAACATAGAAAAATGTAATTCCTTTAATAGTATGGAGTTCCTAATAGAAAAGGAACATACTTTACAAAATACGATGAATAAAATGcataatatagaaaatgatcaaaataatttttattatatgaagGATACACAAAGCTggataaataaaaaatattttaacgaagaaaaagaaaactATATAATTCTTGGACAAGAGGAAAAACATATCTCTACAAATGAAGATAATGAAATTGTATATATCgatacatataataataataataatatgaatagattttatgataataataccTTATGGAAGAAGCAACAAGGAAATATGATGAACGAAAAGAAAACAACcatgtataattttaacTATAAAAGTATGTCCTtagataatataacaaGAGAAGATCAATCTGTTTGtgaaaatgataattatgAGAAGGATATATCTAGTTATTTAATAAACAAGCAAAATGACATAATGTATAAGAACCACCCAAAGGGCAACaatattgataataataataataataataataataatagtaataataataatattaataatagtaatagcCTTTCTTGGAACACGTTTCATAAGAACAATACATTTGATACACATACAAATTcctttaatattttaaatcaTCATTCTAATAACAATGATTTTgataatatagaaaatattattacatcCAATATGATGAATAATTTAGAAAATGCAAATCTTCAAAATAACGTTACAAATAAATGTTTTCAATctaatgaagaaaaaaaaaattttcaatCACATCGTTATAAAAACgataatatgttattaaataatacacatttgaataataaaaattgtttCTCTTATGAttctataaaaaatgattataatttattagaAACGTCTTCTAACCATACATCCacttttttaaattatgatttgtataaaacagattctatatatattggtCCAAACTCTTGTGAAAATACTAATCCATCACCTAatgttattaataaaaaaaaaaatacagatatttataaaacCACACTTTCtcaaaaaaagaaattttttaaCTATGATGATGAGAATATGGAGCAAGATAATTTTATGGATATTCCcaataatttaaattttagttttttaaataaaaatgattgA